Within the Aspergillus luchuensis IFO 4308 DNA, chromosome 5, nearly complete sequence genome, the region ACGTTCAGTCCGTCGATGCTACACACAGCGTTAGCCTTTGAACCTATTTCGCCACGATGGAATAACGTCGGGCAGCAGTCCTTACCTGATGCTGCCATTATCTGGTTCGATAATGCGGAACAGTGCCAGAGTCAGTGAACTCTTGCCTGCACCTGTGCGACCAACCACGCCGATCTTCTCGTGGGGCTTGATATCAAGATTGATATCTTTGAGCACGAGATCAAGCCCTGGGCGGTAACGTGTGCTGTAGTTGTTGAACGATACCGCGCCTTGCGCTGGCCAGCCAATAGCAGGACGATGCTTGAAAATCACCTCTGGTGCCTCGCTGGGCAGGCTTGCGTACTCTAGTACACGCTCAACCGACACGATGTTGGTCTCAACCTCGACCGTCTGGCGGACGATCCAGTTCAGGGATTGGGTAATCTGTAGAGCGTAGGACATGGCTAGACCAACCATGCCAGCAGATATCCCACTGCCGGTCGCTACGGAAACGATAGAAAGTACCGCGGAGGCCAGGATGATTACAGAGCCAATGAACTCGAGACGCACAGCCAGCCAACGGTTGGCACTGATGGATGGGAAGTATGCACGCACATTCGCATCCATTCGCCACTCGTTCTCCAGAGTAAATCGCTCTTCCTGTCTATAGGCACGAATCGTCGAAATGCCCCCCAGAGACTCCTGGAAATGAGCATAGATAGGACTGCGCGTAACGCTGTCCAAGCGCTTCAGTTCACGCGATGTGCGGAGGTAGTACTTTTGGTAGCTGAAGTATACGTAGCTCAAGGGAACCACCAGAATGAGGAACGCCGGGGTTGAAGATGCGATAACAATCATGGTGAAAATGGCTTTGGCAGAGTTTCCGAAGAGCTATGCAGATGTAAGCGACAGTAGCCAATCATAAGAGAATCTCAAACTCACCATGTTGAAAGTCCGCGCAAGCACTTCATCAATGCGATAGACGTCGCTGACCAAGTAAAGTTAGCCTTCCTCGATCAAATGTCATATCTCGATGATACCAGGAAAAGAACTCACCTAGAGAATCGGTTAAGAATTCGGCCGGATGGTGTTGTCTCGAAGAAGCTCATGGGAGAACGGAAAATGGCGAATGCCATGCGTTCATGAAGTTTGCGGGAAGCCTAGCATATGGTTAAGCAATTGATTTGGAGGCCTCTTAGGTTACGGGAAATCCAGCATACCTCAATAGAACAGAAAATCCACAAGATCAAATTCTGAAGGATGACCAGAAGGGATGATCCCAAACCAAAGGCCAAGTAGATACCAATGTATTTGCCGACAGGCACACCTGGCTGGGCTTCGGTAACTTCAGACCAGTGCTTAAGCCAAAAACTGCCTAAGACCTGCGCAGTCTGGGCTCCCAGGAGGGCGACCAGGTAGAAGCAAACGGCAACGATGTTACTGTTCTTAGCGTACTCTCCATAAACACTCCACTTGACTTTGCCTTGCTGCGATGTCTCTTGGGTTTGCTTGCTCTTCAGGACATTTTCTTCGTCCCCTAGCTTCCGCCTAGGGCCCTTCCAGCTGGCAGTGCTCGCACGTCGCAGAGTTACAGTGCTTGTTCTTCTACCTCCAGCAGCCCTAATTGGAGCAAGGGCACCGATTTCTCGCTCAGCATCCTCGGGATCCGAGTCAGACTCCGCGTTGTCGATTACAGTGGCAGATTCCGAGCTTTCAGGGCTCGCTAGGTCACGGCTATCAGTGCCAgactcttcgtcgtcgtccgaGTCGTTCATCGTGGTACGAACCAGGTTCGCGACCTCACCCTTCATAGCCAGCAATTGTTCATAGGTTCCGCTCTCGATAATGGTCTTGTTGCGCAGCAGGCCGATGTAATCAGCCTCCTTCAAAACAGGAATAGCATTTGTCGCAAGGATCCTAGTTTTGGTGCTCAGGATACCGTTTTGACCAAGAACCCTGTTGATGAGATGTCTTCCCACATGTTGATCGACTGCAGAGAGCACATCATCGAGAAGGTAAATGTCGGCACGAGCATAGACAGCTCTAGCGAGGGTCAACCGAGCCTTTTGTCCTCCAGACAGTGAGATTCCTCTTTCACCAACTTCGGTTTGATCACCATCCGGCAGATTCTTGAAATCGTCCAGCAAAGCACATGCCTCGACGGTGAGGTCGTAGAATTGGGGGTCCCAGCGATGACCAAAAACGATGTTTTCACGGACGCTTGCGTTCATGACCCAGGGCGATTGGGCAACATAGGCAATGCGACCTCGTACAACAACTTCACCTTCGGTCCTCCACAAATCACCCAGCAATGACTGAAGCAAAGACGATTTACCAGCTCCGACTCTCCCAACAATGCAGCTGAGCTCACCCTTACGGGCACTGAAGCTGATGTTTTCGATCACGTGCGTGCCTTCGTATCTGTTCCATGTGAAGGAAGCATCCTGGATCCTGACAGACTCGTCGCCGATATGAGAAACGGTATCCTCAATCTTGACAGCGTCGGTTTGCAATTCCTCTGCAGTGAAATAATCCGTTAGACGCTTGACAGCCACCGAGGCCTCAATGACAGCCGTGATGACCATTGGAAGGATAGAGAGCGGGAAAGTAAGCAGATTGAAGAGCGTCAAGGCCGGAAACACCACATCCGTGGTAAGAGGCTTGTCTTGCGTCAAGGCGTAGACAGTGAATGTGGAGCAAGAGAcaaggaagggggtggaCTGCCAGGTAAAGTTTGCAATGGACTGTGTCGCACCGATTTTGCGGAGCGTGTTCAATTCCAAGTCATTACGGATGTGGCTGAGCTTGTTCATGAAGGCTGTATTCCATGCGTAAAGTTTGATACTCTTGATGTTGTTCAAAATCTCCGTCATCAGTCGTGATCTTGAATCCTTGTTCTTCATCTGAATAagctgcagcttcttcatcatccgagCTATCACACCGTTCAACGGAATCATGAGTAGCATTACACCGATTCCCGCGAACATGCTGTATCCGACAAGCtgatagagagagagcatGCAGAGGGTGATCTGGAACGGCGCGGACCATAGCTGAACACCGAACTGGGTGAGATCGGACAAGCGCTGCTGATCGACAGCCATATGATTGACAATGTCACCAGTTGTCTTCGTTGAGCGGCCCTCGCTTGAGAGTCTCAGTGACTTCGCATAGATCAGGCCAGTCAGAGCAGACTTGACGCGCATACCGGTGTCAAAGGCCCTTTGGAAGTATTGGTGAAGACACATGGTCTGCGATACAGACACCAGAAACATGGCGAGTGCTATGGCCACACCCCGAATGACTGGTTGAGGCTCGTCGGT harbors:
- a CDS encoding ATP-binding cassette glutathione S-conjugate transporter YCF1 (COG:Q;~EggNog:ENOG410PFBG;~InterPro:IPR017871,IPR027417,IPR003593,IPR011527, IPR003439,IPR036640;~PFAM:PF00005,PF00664;~TransMembrane:13 (o59-80i92-114o129-148i160-179o191-211i342-367o443-465i531-553o565-589i966-989o1009-1036i1095-1121o1199-1222i);~go_component: GO:0016021 - integral component of membrane [Evidence IEA];~go_function: GO:0005524 - ATP binding [Evidence IEA];~go_function: GO:0016887 - ATPase activity [Evidence IEA];~go_function: GO:0042626 - ATPase-coupled transmembrane transporter activity [Evidence IEA];~go_process: GO:0055085 - transmembrane transport [Evidence IEA]), translated to MLEGSSQTFLGDSTPGSLLSSNPNTAFQSPKSQPFCGDVEGWGPISKFRFDLTPCFLDAGVAVVAAWGLLMGTGAVWFLLKKRIPQPVSKNWHFYAKLVVLSALIFATALQAAIQVETYPDTWFADFQFWSSVLVLASLGVIFAVQYYEHWRSRQPNGVVLFYWLFFTIVYGIKLRSLVARKAYQDQLPYFVTFSVSLGLALLEFALEYLVPKKQSAYDALGDEDECPYEYADIFSVLTFSWMTPMMKFGYKNFLTQDDLWNLRRRDTTGVTGATLRENWEHELKKSKPSLSLALIKSFGGSFLRGGIIKCGSDTLAFVQPQLLRLLINFINSYRTDEPQPVIRGVAIALAMFLVSVSQTMCLHQYFQRAFDTGMRVKSALTGLIYAKSLRLSSEGRSTKTTGDIVNHMAVDQQRLSDLTQFGVQLWSAPFQITLCMLSLYQLVGYSMFAGIGVMLLMIPLNGVIARMMKKLQLIQMKNKDSRSRLMTEILNNIKSIKLYAWNTAFMNKLSHIRNDLELNTLRKIGATQSIANFTWQSTPFLVSCSTFTVYALTQDKPLTTDVVFPALTLFNLLTFPLSILPMVITAVIEASVAVKRLTDYFTAEELQTDAVKIEDTVSHIGDESVRIQDASFTWNRYEGTHVIENISFSARKGELSCIVGRVGAGKSSLLQSLLGDLWRTEGEVVVRGRIAYVAQSPWVMNASVRENIVFGHRWDPQFYDLTVEACALLDDFKNLPDGDQTEVGERGISLSGGQKARLTLARAVYARADIYLLDDVLSAVDQHVGRHLINRVLGQNGILSTKTRILATNAIPVLKEADYIGLLRNKTIIESGTYEQLLAMKGEVANLVRTTMNDSDDDEESGTDSRDLASPESSESATVIDNAESDSDPEDAEREIGALAPIRAAGGRRTSTVTLRRASTASWKGPRRKLGDEENVLKSKQTQETSQQGKVKWSVYGEYAKNSNIVAVCFYLVALLGAQTAQVLGSFWLKHWSEVTEAQPGVPVGKYIGIYLAFGLGSSLLVILQNLILWIFCSIEASRKLHERMAFAIFRSPMSFFETTPSGRILNRFSSDVYRIDEVLARTFNMLFGNSAKAIFTMIVIASSTPAFLILVVPLSYVYFSYQKYYLRTSRELKRLDSVTRSPIYAHFQESLGGISTIRAYRQEERFTLENEWRMDANVRAYFPSISANRWLAVRLEFIGSVIILASAVLSIVSVATGSGISAGMVGLAMSYALQITQSLNWIVRQTVEVETNIVSVERVLEYASLPSEAPEVIFKHRPAIGWPAQGAVSFNNYSTRYRPGLDLVLKDINLDIKPHEKIGVVGRTGAGKSSLTLALFRIIEPDNGSISIDGLNVSTIGLFDLRGRLAIIPQDPAMFEGTVRDNLDPRHVHDDTELWSVLEHARLKDHIAQMDGQLDAQIQEGGSNLSQGQRQLVSLARALLTPSNILVLDEATAAVDVETDALLQRTLRSSIFQDRTIITIAHRINTIIDSDRIVVLDKGRVVEFDTPAELIKREGRFYELVKEAGLLDSSDGPGVTQQS